One part of the Coffea eugenioides isolate CCC68of chromosome 10, Ceug_1.0, whole genome shotgun sequence genome encodes these proteins:
- the LOC113749189 gene encoding E3 ubiquitin-protein ligase KEG-like: protein MAVTEGTVVGLEKDTDQDGYVLVRIPSLPNPLTLNVSTLERVTFGFAAGDWVRLIKENEEHLSVRILHFIQRDGDVAVGFLRLQTLWKGHPSDLQMAEPYFVGQFVRLKASIVNPRFEWPRKGRGMWATGRISQILPNGCLIVKFPAILVIGGECKSFLADPAEVELVSFNTCPGVVEKYQHAEDFHWAVRPLAITVGLYTTVKVGVFVGRNVGAKFKSKGHTNQSHNEGRGQDGHGGGSSARRHSVAKILF from the coding sequence ATGGCTGTAACAGAAGGAACTGTAGTTGGCTTGGAGAAGGACACTGATCAAGATGGATATGTTCTTGTGCGAATCCCTAGTTTGCCAAACCCTCTTACGTTGAACGTTTCAACTCTTGAAAGGGTTACATTTGGATTTGCTGCTGGGGATTGGGTCCGCTTGATTAAGGAAAATGAAGAACACTTATCTGTGCGTATTCTACACTTCATACAACGTGATGGAGATGTTGCTGTTGGTTTCTTAAGGCTACAAACTTTGTGGAAAGGACATCCTTCTGATCTCCAAATGGCAGAGCCGTATTTTGTGGGGCAGTTTGTGAGGTTGAAGGCAAGTATTGTGAATCCCCGCTTTGAGTGGCCTCGTAAAGGCAGAGGTATGTGGGCAACTGGAAGAATTTCTCAAATACTTCCAAATGGGTGCCTCATTGTGAAATTCCCAGCAATACTTGTAATTGGGGGAGAATGTAAAAGTTTCTTGGCAGATCCAGCTGAAGTGGAGCTTGTCTCTTTCAATACATGTCCTGGAGTAGTGGAGAAGTACCAGCATGCTGAGGATTTTCACTGGGCTGTACGGCCTTTAGCAATTACAGTTGGCTTGTATACAACAGTAAAAGTTGGAGTCTTTGTTGGTAGGAACGTAGGTGCAAAATTCAAGAGCAAAGGCCATACGAATCAGTCACACAATGAAGGCCGTGGTCAAGATGGCCATGGAGGTGGCAGTTCGGCACGTAGGCATTCAGTTGCAAAAATCCTCTTTTAG